Proteins found in one Muntiacus reevesi chromosome 2, mMunRee1.1, whole genome shotgun sequence genomic segment:
- the ADGRG5 gene encoding adhesion G-protein coupled receptor G5, translating into MDFCWAAFLCLCLLASQSRTAEASQMTLKWMEKMEAITRGRSSPPYADLVHGLESVLFNASFSGNNLTLQTHTIQALAFKLKCNFAGLSLSSAALEKVPQAQPQHAMQFPAELTRNACRTRSGKLRLICIYFSSSRFFQEDINSSLLNNYVLGAQLSHGHVSNLSEPVNISFWHNQSLEGYTVTCVFWKESANESYWGAWSPEGCHTQRPSPSQVLCRCSHLTYFAVLMRLSQTPIPAELLAPLTYISLVGCSISIVASLLTVLLHLQARKQSDSVTRIHMNLHASVLLLNIAFLLSPVLATPPVPGAACVMLAATLHFALLSCLTWMAIEGFNLYLLLGRVYNIYIHRYVLKLCAVGWGVPAFLVLLLLAAKSSVYGPFKIQLSDSRGNSTVFKTTSICWVQNSWVHSVLVMGYGGLTSLFNLVVLAWALRVLNKLRAREKAPGARACRDTVTVLGLTVLLGSTWGLAFFSFSVFLLPQLFLFTILNSLYGFFLFLWFCSQRCRSEAEAEAEMEVFTSSQMVQ; encoded by the exons ATGGATTTCTGCTGGGCTGCTTTCCTCTGCCTGTGCCTCTTGGCGTCTCAGAGCAGGACGGCAg AGGCGTCCCAGATGACCCTGAAATGGATGGAGAAAATGGAGGCGATAACCAGGGGCAGGAGCAGCCCACCTTATGCTGA CCTTGTTCACGGCCTAGAGTCGGTGCTGTTCAATGCCAGCTTCAGCGGCAACAACCTCACCTTGCAGACGCACACCATCCAGGCACTGGCCTTCAAGCTGAAATGCAACTTCGCTGGCCTCTCTCTGAGCAGTGCTGCTCTGGAGAAGGTCCCCCAG GCCCAGCCCCAACACGCCATGCAGTTCCCGGCCGAGCTGACCCGGAATGCCTGCAGGACCCGCTCTGGGAAGCTTCGTCTCATTTGTATCTACTTCTCCAGCAGCCGCTTTTTCCAG GAAGACATCAACTCATCTCTGCTCAATAACTATGTTCTGGGGGCCCAGCTGAGCCATGGACACGTGAGCAACCTCAGTGAACCAGTGAACATCAGCTTCTGGCACAACCAAAGCCTG GAAGGCTACACAGTGACCTGTGTCTTCTGGAAGGAGAGCGCCAACGAGAGCTACTGGGGAGCCTGGAGCCCCGAGGGCTGTCACACACAGCGGCCCTCACCTTCCCAGGTGCTCTGTCGCTGCAGCCACCTCACCTACTTTGCTGTTCTTATG CGACTCTCCCAGACCCCTATCCCTGCAGAGTTGCTGGCGCCTCTCACCTACATCTCCCTGGTGGGTTGCAGCATCTCCATCGTGGCCTCGCTGCTCACTGTCTTGCTGCACCTCCAGGCCAG GAAGCAGAGTGACTCCGTAACACGCATCCACATGAACCTGCACGCCTCCGTGCTGCTCCTCAACATCGCCTTCCTGCTGAGCCCTGTGCTGGCCACGCCTCCAGTGCCCGGGGCAGCATGCGTGATGCTGGCCGCCACCCTGCACTTCGCGCTGCTTAGCTGCCTCACTTGGATGGCCATTGAAGGTTTCAACCTCTACCTCCTACTCGGGCGCGTCTACAACATCTACATCCACCGATACGTGCTCAAGCTCTGTGCCGTGGGCTGGG GGGTCCCGGCCTTCCTAGTGCTGCTCCTTCTTGCCGCCAAGAGCTCTGTTTACGGACCCTTCAAGATCCAACTCTCCGACAGCCGGGGAAACAGCACGGTCTTCAAGACCACGTCCAT ATGCTGGGTGCAGAACTCCTGGGTGCACAGTGTCCTGGTCATGGGCTATGGTGGCCTCACGTCCCTCTTCAACCTGGTGGTGCTGGCCTGGGCGCTGAGGGTCCTCAACAAACTGCGGGCGCGGGAGAAGGCGCCGGGTGCCCGGGCCTGCCGGGACACCGTCACCGTGCTGGGGCTCACGGTGCTGCTGGGCAGCACCTGGGGCTTGGCCTTCTTCTCCTTCAGCGTCTTCCTGCTGCCCCAGCTCTTCCTCTTCACCATCCTCAACTCGCTTTACG gtttcttcctcttcctgtggTTCTGCTCTCAGAGGTGCCGCTCAGAGGCAGAGGCTGAGGCAGAGATGGAGGTGTTCACCTCCTCCCAGATGGTGCAGTAG